The following coding sequences lie in one Sorghum bicolor cultivar BTx623 chromosome 6, Sorghum_bicolor_NCBIv3, whole genome shotgun sequence genomic window:
- the LOC8082540 gene encoding exosome complex component RRP4 homolog, with translation MKDRHLSLNQTQRVRLEAALHELQSLAPAAASAAAVTVADTIPVNQEDNILKGHGTSDQDGEVVATLCGVVERVNKLVYVRTLRARYKPEVGDIIVGRVIEIAPKRWRLEINFSQDAVLMLSSMNLPDGIQRRRTAVDELNMRSIFEENDVICAEVRGFQHDGSLHLQARSEKYGKLERGQLLMVPPYLVKRKKQHFHHLEQYNVDLILGCNGFIWVGEHVVVGETTKTTGGQQRFSTEAENFTPLETRKHICRLANAVRVLSALGFTLIVELIIETMEASVSSNVEINAMLGAEFYVQTAEREAKRRADLLRKKNGAR, from the exons ATGAAGGACCGCCACCTCTCGCTGAACCAGACGCAgcgggtccgcctcgaggccgCACTCCATGAGCTCCAGTCCCTTGcgcccgccgccgcgtccgccgccgcTGTCACCGTCGCGGACACCATTCCCGTCAATCAGGAGGACAACATCCTCAA GGGGCACGGGACGTCGGACCAGGACGGGGAGGTGGTGGCGACGCTCTGCGGGGTGGTTGAGCGGGTCAACAAACTGGTATACGTCCGTACTCTCCGGGCGAG ATACAAGCCGGAGGTTGGTGATATCATAGTTGGCCGTGTGATTGAG ATTGCTCCAAAGCGCTGGAGGTTggagataaattttagccaagatGCTGTTCTGATGCTTTCGTCTATGAATTTGCCCGATGGTATTCAG AGAAGGAGAACTGCTGTTGATGAACTCAATATGCGGAGTATCTTTGAAGAAAATGATGTTATCTGT GCTGAAGTTCGCGGCTTCCAACATGATGGATCTCTGCACCTACAGGCAAGGAGTGAAAAATATGGAAAG CTCGAGAGGGGTCAATTGCTGATGGTACCTCCATACTTGGTTAAACGAAAGAAGCAGCATTTTCATCATCTTGAGCAGTACAATGTCGACTTGATTCTTGGTTGCAATGGATTCATCTGGGTTGGTGAGCATGTTGTGGTGGGTGAAACAACAAAAACGACAGGAGGTCAGCAGAGGTTCAGCACTGAAGCAGAGAATTTTACCCCATTAGAAACGAGGAAGCATATTTGCCGGCTTGCCAATGCTGTGCGTGTGCTCTCAGCCCTAGGATTCACTTTGATCGTTGAACTGATAATTGAGACCATGGAAGCAAGTGTGTCATCAAATGTAGAGATAAATGCCATGCTCGGTGCTGAATTCTATGTCCAGACAGCAGAGAGAGAGGCTAAGCGTCGAGCTGATCTGTTGAGAAAGAAGAATGGGGCAAGGTAA
- the LOC110436515 gene encoding uncharacterized protein LOC110436515, with amino-acid sequence LPVLLFVLQNSLAGGRCGGGSGSGFLFLPKDLLHIVDPHPDDTADHNCGGAQGPDPQDLEARALLAPPRHH; translated from the exons TTACCTGTTCTACTCTTCGTCCTTCAGAACTCGCTCGCTGGAGGCCgatgcggcggcggcagcggcagcggctttCTCTTCCTCCCGAAGGATCTTCTGCACATCGTTGACCCGCATCCGGACGACACCGCCGACCACAA TTGCGGCGGTGCCCAGGGTCCAGATCCACAGGATCTTGAGGCCCGGGCTCTTCTGGCTCCACCTCGTCACCATTAG
- the LOC8070273 gene encoding molybdopterin biosynthesis protein CNX1 isoform X2 — protein MLQVEEALAAVLSAAAGHAAPRAVPLHDALGLVLAEDVRAPDPLPPFRASIKDGYAVVASDGPGEYPVVTESRAGDDALGVVVAPGTVAYVTTGGPIPDGADAVVQVEDTEQVTSGADGAKRVRILARAAEGQDIRNVGCDIEKDSLVLNSGEHIGPAEIGLLATVGVTTVKVYPRPTIAIFSTGDELVQPATATLSRGQIRDSNRAMLLAAAIQQKCKVVDLGIAEDTEESLKEHMDAALRSDADIIITSGGVSMGDRDLVKPCLAKMGKIHFEKIQMKPGKPLTFAEITTQDTSKPSKTVLAFGLPGNPVSCMVCFNLFVVPAIRLLSGWSNPNLQRVHVRLSHPLRADSHRTEFHRAVIRWVLDDGSGRPGFVAESTGHQASSRLLSMKSANALLEVPSTGQILAAGTSIQAILISDIITSPLDKLPAPSNPHPSHFGPSAKSISTDVSQIASPQDAEVKVAILTVSDTVSSGAGPDRSGPRAVSIVNSSSEKLGGATVVATSVVPDEVDKIKGILIQWSDIDHVNLILTLGGTGFTPRDVTPEATKSVIQKEAPGLTFVMLQESLKITPFAMLSRATAGIRGSTLIINMPGNPNAVAECMEALLPALKHALKQIKGDKREKHPRHTPHAAAAPVDQWERSFRAASAGSGRGCSCDP, from the exons a tgctgCAGGTGGAGGAGGCGCTGGCGGCGGTGCTGTCCGCGGCGGCAGGCCACGCGGCGCCGCGTGCCGTACCGCTGCACGACGCGCTGGGGCTCGTCCTCGCGGAGGACGTCCGCGCCCCCGACCCGCTCCCTCCCTTCCGCGCCTCCATCAAG GACGGGTACGCCGTCGTGGCCTCCGACGGGCCAGGGGAGTACCCGGTGGTCACGGAGTCGAGGGCGGGCGACGACGCCCTCGGCGTGGTCGTCGCTCCTGGTACGGTCGCCTACGTCACCACCGGAG GGCCGATTCCCGATGGCGCCGACGCCGTCGTGCAGGTGGAGGACACCGAGCAGGTCACCAGCGGAGCGGATGGGGCCAAGAGGGTTAGGATTCTGGCGCGGGCCGCCGAGGGGCAGGACATCCGCAATGTG GGATGTGACATAGAGAAGGATTCATTAGTACTCAACTCTGGCGAGCATATAGGTCCCGCAGAAATTGGGCTGCTTGCAACAGTGGGTGTAACCACTGTCAAG GTGTACCCTCGACCAACCATCGCTATATTCTCCACAGGGGATGAGCTAGTGCAGCCAGCCACTGCCACCCTCAGTCGTGGTCAG ATTCGTGATTCCAATCGAGCCATGCTTCTAGCTGCTGCTATTCAGCAGAAATGCAAAGTGGTTGACCTGGGTATTGCAGAAGACACTGAAGAAAGTCTCAAGGAGCATATGGATGCAGCTTTGCGTTCTGATGCTGATATAATCATTACTTCTGGTGGTGTTTCCATGGGCGACAGAGATCTTGTCAAACCTTGCCTGGCAAAGATGGGTAAAATTCACTTTGAGAAG ATCCAGATGAAACCAGGAAAGCCATTAACATTTGCTGAGATCACCACACAAGACACGTCAAAGCCATCTAAAACAGTTCTTGCATTTGGTTTGCCTGGAAATCCAGTGAGCTGTATGGTTTGCTTCAATctttttgttgttcctgcaatTCGTCTCCTCTCTGGCTGGTCAAATCCTAATCTGCAAAG GGTGCATGTACGCCTATCACATCCTTTAAGAGCAGACTCACATCGTACAGAGTTTCACCGTGCAGTAATTAGATGGGTGCTTGATGATGGATCTGGTCGACCTGG TTTTGTTGCTGAGAGCACTGGCCATCAGGCTAGTAGCCGCCTCCTTAGTATGAAATCTGCTAATGCTCTgctagaagtaccatccactgGACAAATATTGGCAGCTGGGACATCTATCCAAGCCATACTTATTTCAGACATAATAACTTCTCCTTTAGATAAACTGCCTGCTCCCTCAAATCCGCATCCATCACATTTTGGTCCTTCTGCAAAAAGTATTTCCACAGATGTATCTCAGATTGCATCTCCACAGGATGCTGAAGTTAAAGTTGCAATTCTGACTGTAAGTGACACTGTTTCATCAGGTGCTGGCCCTGATAGGAG TGGCCCAAGAGCTGTATCTATTGTGAATTCTTCATCAGAGAAACTGGGTGGTGCAACTGTGGTTGCCACTTCAGTTGTTCCTGATGAAGTGGACAAGATCAAGGGCATTCTGATACAATGGAGTGATATTGACCATGTTAACCTCATTCTGACATTAG GTGGGACTGGCTTCACACCCAGGGATGTCACACCAGAAGCAACAAAATCTGTGATACAGAAAGAAGCGCCTGGTCTGACATTTGTTATGcttcaagaaagtttgaag ATTACACCATTCGCAATGCTATCCCGGGCTACAGCTGGAATCAGAGGATCGACACTA ATCATCAACATGCCTGGCAACCCAAATGCTGTGGCAGAGTGCATGGAAGCACTTCTCCCGGCACTCAAGCACGCCCTGAAGCAGATCAAGGGTGACAAGAGGGAGAAGCACCCTCGCCATACCCCACACGCCGCAGCAGCACCTGTGGACCAGTGGGAGCGGAGCTTCAGAGCCGCATCAGCTGGTAGTGGCAGGGGGTGCTCGTGTGATCCCTGA
- the LOC8070273 gene encoding molybdopterin biosynthesis protein CNX1 isoform X1, giving the protein MLQVEEALAAVLSAAAGHAAPRAVPLHDALGLVLAEDVRAPDPLPPFRASIKDGYAVVASDGPGEYPVVTESRAGDDALGVVVAPGTVAYVTTGGPIPDGADAVVQVEDTEQVTSGADGAKRVRILARAAEGQDIRNVGCDIEKDSLVLNSGEHIGPAEIGLLATVGVTTVKVYPRPTIAIFSTGDELVQPATATLSRGQIRDSNRAMLLAAAIQQKCKVVDLGIAEDTEESLKEHMDAALRSDADIIITSGGVSMGDRDLVKPCLAKMGKIHFEKIQMKPGKPLTFAEITTQDTSKPSKTVLAFGLPGNPVSCMVCFNLFVVPAIRLLSGWSNPNLQRVHVRLSHPLRADSHRTEFHRAVIRWVLDDGSGRPGFVAESTGHQASSRLLSMKSANALLEVPSTGQILAAGTSIQAILISDIITSPLDKLPAPSNPHPSHFGPSAKSISTDVSQIASPQDAEVKVAILTVSDTVSSGAGPDRSGPRAVSIVNSSSEKLGGATVVATSVVPDEVDKIKGILIQWSDIDHVNLILTLGGTGFTPRDVTPEATKSVIQKEAPGLTFVMLQESLKITPFAMLSRATAGIRGSTLIINMPGNPNAVAECMEALLPALKHALKQIKGDKREKHPRHTPHAAAAPVDQWERSFRAASAGSGRGCSCDP; this is encoded by the exons atgctgCAGGTGGAGGAGGCGCTGGCGGCGGTGCTGTCCGCGGCGGCAGGCCACGCGGCGCCGCGTGCCGTACCGCTGCACGACGCGCTGGGGCTCGTCCTCGCGGAGGACGTCCGCGCCCCCGACCCGCTCCCTCCCTTCCGCGCCTCCATCAAG GACGGGTACGCCGTCGTGGCCTCCGACGGGCCAGGGGAGTACCCGGTGGTCACGGAGTCGAGGGCGGGCGACGACGCCCTCGGCGTGGTCGTCGCTCCTGGTACGGTCGCCTACGTCACCACCGGAG GGCCGATTCCCGATGGCGCCGACGCCGTCGTGCAGGTGGAGGACACCGAGCAGGTCACCAGCGGAGCGGATGGGGCCAAGAGGGTTAGGATTCTGGCGCGGGCCGCCGAGGGGCAGGACATCCGCAATGTG GGATGTGACATAGAGAAGGATTCATTAGTACTCAACTCTGGCGAGCATATAGGTCCCGCAGAAATTGGGCTGCTTGCAACAGTGGGTGTAACCACTGTCAAG GTGTACCCTCGACCAACCATCGCTATATTCTCCACAGGGGATGAGCTAGTGCAGCCAGCCACTGCCACCCTCAGTCGTGGTCAG ATTCGTGATTCCAATCGAGCCATGCTTCTAGCTGCTGCTATTCAGCAGAAATGCAAAGTGGTTGACCTGGGTATTGCAGAAGACACTGAAGAAAGTCTCAAGGAGCATATGGATGCAGCTTTGCGTTCTGATGCTGATATAATCATTACTTCTGGTGGTGTTTCCATGGGCGACAGAGATCTTGTCAAACCTTGCCTGGCAAAGATGGGTAAAATTCACTTTGAGAAG ATCCAGATGAAACCAGGAAAGCCATTAACATTTGCTGAGATCACCACACAAGACACGTCAAAGCCATCTAAAACAGTTCTTGCATTTGGTTTGCCTGGAAATCCAGTGAGCTGTATGGTTTGCTTCAATctttttgttgttcctgcaatTCGTCTCCTCTCTGGCTGGTCAAATCCTAATCTGCAAAG GGTGCATGTACGCCTATCACATCCTTTAAGAGCAGACTCACATCGTACAGAGTTTCACCGTGCAGTAATTAGATGGGTGCTTGATGATGGATCTGGTCGACCTGG TTTTGTTGCTGAGAGCACTGGCCATCAGGCTAGTAGCCGCCTCCTTAGTATGAAATCTGCTAATGCTCTgctagaagtaccatccactgGACAAATATTGGCAGCTGGGACATCTATCCAAGCCATACTTATTTCAGACATAATAACTTCTCCTTTAGATAAACTGCCTGCTCCCTCAAATCCGCATCCATCACATTTTGGTCCTTCTGCAAAAAGTATTTCCACAGATGTATCTCAGATTGCATCTCCACAGGATGCTGAAGTTAAAGTTGCAATTCTGACTGTAAGTGACACTGTTTCATCAGGTGCTGGCCCTGATAGGAG TGGCCCAAGAGCTGTATCTATTGTGAATTCTTCATCAGAGAAACTGGGTGGTGCAACTGTGGTTGCCACTTCAGTTGTTCCTGATGAAGTGGACAAGATCAAGGGCATTCTGATACAATGGAGTGATATTGACCATGTTAACCTCATTCTGACATTAG GTGGGACTGGCTTCACACCCAGGGATGTCACACCAGAAGCAACAAAATCTGTGATACAGAAAGAAGCGCCTGGTCTGACATTTGTTATGcttcaagaaagtttgaag ATTACACCATTCGCAATGCTATCCCGGGCTACAGCTGGAATCAGAGGATCGACACTA ATCATCAACATGCCTGGCAACCCAAATGCTGTGGCAGAGTGCATGGAAGCACTTCTCCCGGCACTCAAGCACGCCCTGAAGCAGATCAAGGGTGACAAGAGGGAGAAGCACCCTCGCCATACCCCACACGCCGCAGCAGCACCTGTGGACCAGTGGGAGCGGAGCTTCAGAGCCGCATCAGCTGGTAGTGGCAGGGGGTGCTCGTGTGATCCCTGA
- the LOC8070274 gene encoding uncharacterized protein LOC8070274: protein MDAYQHQRRFAGAGDAPPPPPHPSHPSAQWYPAPPPPYPPPHPGHPYPPQHHHQWGPPPDLQHQHHPPLPPQQQPYAYQPPPPPMAMQQQPPPPPGNPWPSHHGAGQHPPPSYPPPPPGQAWTNHSWAQNHGYQGHGNEEDWATKAKAWVAAKSVTGNHQIQQHAISTSRTEGHHNGYHDQYQQPAGLPTEVTESLHPPVPQSSNDHVPFPMTGQQRETNHLLDRGPMVSPAKNFGSFPSTYEQEVSYNYSSAPGNGNNMLQYPNSQAQSFPTTSSVQGGFPQAPPSMPVVPLAEKPPFGHERLPVDPSDQPLEFNSRKAPDLAVHTNVNSNIPAAPTLASNHDVAATSTHSWTPSATVGFLPRAPVPAQTAQMDPSVHAAPLFGAASSSSYVPPAAFGVGSVTEVFPTDPNTPFSVAEKSKKRPVPNWLREELLKKKSAPLSASAQYSENLNSMEANDAEQTIGRPDQSDSKSNDLAKSTEDDEDDEDEIEAARMAAINKEIKRVLTEVLLKVTDDLFDEIATKVLNEDDSAESNEPAGVFGSKEPGLGGSRTKTSAKVVLPAKSTNSTDHKDSTGLSSPKGALLGLASYDSDDDDDDDDDNDAEADGKDKIPISNLSSNANAGAVNTEVLGDKSTLGKRNGNSNEQNSSLGSAPSGEDLKSNNRNFQRSVNAEPEEKHIRDTENGEFRFTAKTHTEPKGAVGRLDEKAHKYAEVDIQNRKTSSGNNAEKHNNLESSHRHLEKSSKEDFVNEVKTYHTKELEYSRAEKYNNNDKHSMYGNIDKRSSFKEGKGSGRAAKHESDTREPHYRGKHDGAKGDQKDYPNDRERNRDTTDRRGGKGKEEKDDRSRQTTSHNSRSSRSRSPRGRSRTTKENSHVRGSVSSEEPSDSLKKRKHHSRRTSMSPSPPKSRNRRISRSPHSKHSHRRHSPYSSADRKRRSRSRTPVKRR, encoded by the exons ATGGACGCGTACCAGCACCAGCGACGcttcgccggcgccggcgacgcaccgccgccgccacctcacCCCTCCCACCCGAGCGCCCAGTGGTACCCGGCGCCCCCACCGCCGTACCCTCCTCCCCACCCAGGACACCCCTACCCTCCGCAGCACCACCACCAGTGGGGCCCGCCCCCCGACCTGCAGCACCAGCACcatccgccgctgccgccgcagcagcagccctACGCGTACCAACCGCCGCCCCCGCCCATGGcgatgcagcagcagccgcccccGCCGCCTGGGAACCCCTGGCCCTCTCACCACGGCGCCGGACAGCACCCGCCGCCTAGCTACCCTCCTCCGCCGCCTGGGCAG GCTTGGACTAATCACTCATGGGCTCAGAATCATGGATACCAAG GTCATGGCAATGAGGAAGATTGGGCTACAAAGGCTAAGGCATGGGTTGCTGCTAAATCTGTTACGGGAAACCACCAGATTCAACAGCATGCCATATCCACAAGTAGAACTGAAGGTCATCATAATGGTTACCATGATCAGTATCAGCAACCAGCTGGTCTGCCAACAGAAGTTACAGAATCTTTGCACCCACCAGTACCTCAATCAAGTAATGATCATGTGCCGTTTCCAATGACAGGTCAACAGAGAGAAACGAACCATTTATTAG ATAGAGGTCCAATGGTGTCTCCAGCAAAGAACTTTGGTTCATTTCCGTCCACCTATGAGCAGGAGGTATCTTATAATTATTCTTCTGCTCCAG GTAATGGGAATAATATGCTTCAATATCCAAACTCTCAAGCACAGTCGTTTCCAACCACCTCGTCTGTTCAAGGTGGATTCCCACAGGCTCCCCCTAGTATGCCTGTTGTTCCCTTGGCAGAAAAGCCTCCTTTTGGGCATGAAAGGCTGCCAGTTGATCCAAGTGACCAACCTTTGGAATTTAACAGTAGGAAAGCTCCTGATTTGGCAGTACATACAAATGTCAATTCCAATATCCCAGCTGCTCCAACACTAGCATCTAATCATGATGTAGCTGCAACCTCTACACATTCATGGACGCCGTCTGCTACAGTAGGGTTCCTGCCTCGAGCTCCCGTGCCAGCACAAACAGCACAG ATGGATCCTTCTGTGCATGCTGCACCGCTTTTTGGAGcagcatctagttctagttatgtCCCACCTGCAGCATTTGGTGTTGGTAGTGTAACAGAAGTGTTCCCTACAGATCCAAACACTCCTTTTAGTGTTGCAGAAAAATCAAAGAAA CGTCCAGTACCTAACTGGCTTCGGGAAGAACTTTTAAAGAAAAAATCGGCACCACTGAGTGCTTCGGCGCAATACTCAGAAAACTTAAATTCCATGGAAGCTAATGATGCAGAACAAACGATAGGAAGACCTGACCAAAGTGACAGCAAAAGTAATGATTTGGCTAAATCCACTGAAGACGATGAAGATGATGAG GATGAAATTGAAGCAGCTCGAATGGCAGCGATCAACAAGGAAATTAAGCGTGTGTTGACTGAAGTCCTTTTGAAG GTTACTGATGATCTTTTTGATGAGATCGCAACAAAAGTTCTGAATGAAGATGACTCAGCTGAAT CCAATGAACCCGCTGGTGTTTTTGGCTCAAAGGAGCCTGGTCTTGGAGGATCAAGAACCAAGACCTCGGCTAAAGTTGTTCTCCCTGCTAAGTCAACCAATAGCACTGATCATAAAGATAGTACTGGGTTAAGCTCCCCTAAAGGTGCTCTTCTCGGCCTGGCTAGTTATGATTcagatgatgacgatgacgatgacgatgacAACGATGCTGAGGCTGATGGCAAGGATAAGATACCAATATCAAATTTATCTTCTAACGCTAATGCTGGTGCTGTAAATACTGAAG TTTTAGGTGATAAAAGCACTCTTGGTAAAAGAAATGGGAATAGTAATGAACAGAATTCTTCACTTGGAAGTGCTCCATCAGGGGAAGATCTTAAATCTAATAACCGAAACTTCCAAAGGAGTGTGAATGCAGAACCTGAAGAAAAGCATATTCGTGATACAGAGAATGGAGAGTTTCGTTTCACGGCCAAAACTCATACTGAGCCAAAGGGTGCAGTTGGCAGATTGGATGAGAAGGCACATAAGTATGCAGAGGTAGATATCCAAAACAGAAAAACCTCTTCTGGCAATAATGCTGAAAAGCACAATAATTTGGAAAGCAGTCACAGGCACTTAGAAAAGAGTAGCAAAGAAGACTTTGTTAATGAGGTGAAGACTTATCATACCAAAGAACTCGAATATTCTAGAGCAGAAAAATATAATAACAATGACAAACACAGCATGTATGGAAATATTGACAAAAGGAGTAGCTTCAAGGAGGGAAAAGGTTCTGGTAGGGCTGCAAAGCATGAATCTGATACAAGGGAGCCGCATTACAGAGGTAAGCATGATGGTGCAAAGGGAGATCAGAAGGATTATCCGAATGATAGAGAGAGAAACAGAGATACTACTGATAGAAGAGGGGGGAAAGGAAAAGAGGAAAAGGACGACAGATCAAGGCAGACGACAAGTCATAACAGTAGAAGTTCACGGTCACGATCACCGAGGGGGAGAAGTCGTACTACCAAGGAGAACTCACATGTTCGAGGGAGTGTTTCAAGTGAAGAGCCTTCTGATAGTCTGAAAAAGAG AAAGCATCATTCCCGTAGAACCAGCATGTCACCTTCACCCCCAAAATCTAGAAACAG ACGAATTTCGCGGTCTCCACATAGCAAGCATTCTCACCGCAGGCATTCGCCTTATTCATCTGCTGACAG GAAGAGGCGGTCGAGATCGAGAACTCCGGTTAAAAGGAGATAG
- the LOC8082541 gene encoding mediator of RNA polymerase II transcription subunit 7b: protein MAMATSSSYPPPPPFYRLYKNFEQDASSAPEPPPPIDGPFKALGVDYTGDVVIPSLESHNVRQLYPKGPNIDFKKELRTLNRELQLHILELADILVERPSQYARRVEDITLIFKNLHHLLNSLRPHQARATLIHMLESQIQHRKQAIEDIKQRREEAQKLLGESLHILDGSQTN from the exons ATGGCAATGGCCACATCATCATCGtatcctccacctcctccattTTACCGATTGTACAAGAATTTTGAGCAAGATGCCTCATCCGCACCAGAACCACCACCACCAATTGATGGACCATTCAAAGCCTTGGGTGTTGATTACACA GGAGATGTTGTGATTCCAAGCTTGGAGAGTCATAATGTTCGTCAGCTTTATCCAAAGGGCCCCAATATTG ACTTCAAAAAGGAGCTAAGGACCCTCAACAGAGAGCTTCAATTGCATATTTTGGAGCTGGCAGATATTTTAGTTGAGAGACCATCTCAATATGCTCGTAGGGTAGAAGATATTACACTCATATTCAAGAACTTACATCATCTTCTCAATTCCCTACGACCTCATCAG GCAAGGGCCACATTGATTCACATGCTTGAGAGCCAAATTCAGCACCGCAAGCAAGCAATTGAAGATATAAAGCA GAGGAGAGAGGAAGCACAAAAACTGCTTGGGGAATCACTGCATATCTTGGATGGAAGCCAAACTAATTAA
- the LOC8082542 gene encoding 26S proteasome non-ATPase regulatory subunit 7 homolog A encodes MDVVKAAQLSGRTLERVVVHPLVLLSIVDHYNRVARDTRKRVVGVLLGTSSRGSVDVTNSYAVPFEEDDKDPRIWFLDHNYHESMFSMFKRINAKEHVVGWYSTGPKLRENDLDVHALFNSYVPNPVLVIIDVQPKELGIPTKAYYAVEEVKENATQKSQKVFVHVPSEIAAHEVEEIGVEHLLRDVKDTTISTLATEVTSKLAALKGLDARLREIRSYLDLVIDGKLPLNHEILYHLQDVFNLLPNLNVNELIKAFAVKTNDMMLVIYLSSLIRSVIALHNLINNKMLNKEHEKAEDSKPTAIPTAAGS; translated from the exons ATGGACGTGGTGAAGGCGGCGCAGCTGTCCGGGCGGACGCTGGAACGGGTGGTGGTGCACCCCCTGGTGCTGCTCAGCATCGTCGACCACTACAACCGCGTCGCCCGCGACACCCGCAAGCGCGTCGTCGGCGTCCTCCTCGGCACCTCCTCCCGCGGCTCCGTCGACGTCACCAACTCCTACGCCG TGCCGTTCGAGGAGGATGACAAGGATCCTAGGATCTGGTTCCTTGACCACAATTACCATGAGTCGATGTTCTCCATGTTCAAGAGGATTAATG CCAAGGAGCATGTTGTTGGCTGGTACAGCACTGGCCCAAAACTAAGGGAGAACGACTTGGATGTCCATGCGTTATTCAACAG TTATGTTCCTAATCCTGTCCTGGTGATTATTGATGTTCAACCCAAGGAGCTGGGAATACCCACTAAAGCATACTATGCTGTGGAGGAGGTTAAAGAG AATGCTACTCAGAAAAGTCAGAAGGTATTTGTCCATGTTCCTTCAGAAATTGCTGCTCATGAAGTTGAGGAAATTG GAGTTGAGCACCTTCTAAGGGATGTAAAGGACACAACAATAAGCACACTTGCTACAGAG GTCACTAGCAAGCTTGCAGCCTTGAAGGGACTCGATGCAAGGCTTAGGGAGATCCGAAGCTATTTGGATCTTGTAATTGACGGGAAGCTCCCACTGAATCATGAAATTTTATACCATTTGCAG GATGTCTTTAATCTCCTTCCAAATCTGAACGTAAATGAGCTAATTAAAGCCTTTGCAG TGAAAACAAATGACATGATGTTGGTGATATACCTGTCTTCTCTGATCCGGAGCgtcattgctcttcacaatttGATCAACAATAAG ATGCTAAACAAGGAGCACGAGAAGGCTGAGGATTCGAAACCGACCGCCATTCCTACTGCTGCCGGGAGCTAA
- the LOC8070275 gene encoding uncharacterized protein LOC8070275: protein MAFSAFSWPFRRRGSGGGAGGSGASKSAATAAEEEELGVTPQLLDFLRTLSPDAFKAAALQLQGGSTEAAAGDLTSWQERHAVLVLSKAKELAKIRYDLCPRHMKDKQFWKIYFLLAKSYISPYELRAIQKEKIRRMETENGKSKEVITVEVEMQESKGSSLSRTSERDLESQV from the exons ATGGCCTTCTCCGCTTTCTCATGGCCGTTTCGCCGCCGTGGGAGCGGCGGCGGGGCTGGCGGCAGTGGCGCAAGTAAGTCCGCTGCCACGgccgcggaggaggaggagctgggCGTGACCCCGCAGCTGCTCGACTTCCTCCGGACGCTCTCGCCCGACGCCTTCAAGGCCGCCGCCCTCCAGCTCCAAG GAGGCTCCACGGAGGCGGCCGCCGGCGACCTCACCAGCTGGCAGGAGCGGCACGCCGTGCTCGTGCTGTCCAAAGCTAAG GAACTCGCCAAGATTCGGTACGATCTGTGCCCTCGGCACATGAAGGATAAGCAGTTCTGGAAGATATACTTCCTGCTCGCCAAGAGTTACATCTCACC GTATGAGCTACGCGCcatacaaaaagaaaaaatcagACGGATGGAGACAGAAAACGGCAAGTCAAAAGAAGTGATTACTGTTGAAGTGGAGATGCAAGAATCGAAAGGCAGTAGTCTCTCTCGAACATCAGAAAGAGATTTAGAATCCCAAGTTTAG
- the LOC8070276 gene encoding U3 small nucleolar ribonucleoprotein protein IMP3, which translates to MRKLAFHERKRLKRVNLLDYDKGKGRREGRVTQRYHIVERDDYTKYNGICLMVQKQVSIIRQMDPRDPFRIQMTDMLLDKLYNMGVISIKESLVKCEKLSASSFCRRRLATVMTRIKMAEHLKEAVTYIEQGHVRVGPEVVTDPAFLVTRNMEDFITWVDSSKIKKKVMEYNDALDDYDAMG; encoded by the exons ATGAGGAAGCTCGCGTTCCACGAGCGGAAGCGGCTCAAGAGGGTCAACTTGCTGGACTACGACAAGGGCAAGGGGCGCCGCGAGGGCCGCGTGACGCAGCGCTACCACATCGTCGAGAGGGACGACTACACCAA GTACAATGGGATATGCCTGATGGTGCAGAAGCAAGTGAGCATTATCAGGCAGATGGACCCGCGGGACCCTTTCAGGATCCAGATGACGGACATGCTGCTCGATAAGCT GTATAATATGGGTGTAATTTCGATAAAAGAGAGCTTGGTAAAATGTGAGAAACTTTCAGCGAGCTCCTTCTGCAG ACGAAGACTAGCAACAGTTATGACGAGGATCAAGATGGCAGAGCACCTCAAAGAGGCCGTGACATACATTGAACAGGGCCATGTGCGTGTTGGCCCTGAGGTCGTCACCGATCCAGCCTTTCTTGTAACCAGGAACATGGAGGACTTCATCACCTGGGTGGATTCCTCAAAGATCAAGAAAAAAGTCATGGAGTACAATGATGCATTGGATGATTATGATGCCATGGGTTGA